In Pseudomonadota bacterium, the DNA window TCATATCAACACGGAACATTTGTGCGATACTCAGAGCGCATCCCGTTCGCGTACACACGGTAATCGCGCGGCTGCGGCAGTGATAATCTTTGTCCCGAAACCAGCGTATAGGGCTCATTGGAGGCCGTTTTCCTCAATCGGTTCGACGGTTCCAGATTGTAATTTTTGGCAATAGTGTAAACCGTGTCATCGCGGTGGACAAGGACGGTTCCTGCGACTTCCGCCGTGTTCATACCGTGATGGGTGACGGCGACCTCGGGCTTCGGTTTCGGTGTGTACAGCCGGAAATGACGGCGGCGCTCAGACCAACACACAGGAGCAGTGAGAAAACGCGGCGGCCTTGCTTTTCATCATAAATCTCCTTTCCGGCGGTTCCGGTTTTAAATCCCCGCGAGGCTGAGATCGCCTGCAAAGGAAGCGAAAACTCGTTCTCTTTCGCCGTCTCTTCTTTGGGGGAGGATTGTTTTGCGCCGTCTTGTGCGGCGACTCCGTTTCTTCAAGATTATCGGGGGCGATATCAGGCAGGAGCGGCACGAAACGCACCGGCATCATTTTTCGCTTTCATAGCCGTCTTCTGTACGGGTGATGCGGTGAATAAACTGGTCACCGTTTTGCTTGCCCAGCGGAATAACGAGAAGCCCGCCGATGGATAATTGATCCAGCAGCGCTTTCGGCGGTTCCTGCGAGGCGGCGGCGGTGACGATAATACGGTCGAACGGCGCCTGTTCCGGCCAGCCTTTCATGCCGTCACCTGCAACGGTGGTAATATTATGCAGGCGCAGCTGTTTTAAAACGCGCCTCGGCAATATCCAGCAGCGGGCGGTGGCGTTCAATACTGTAAACGCGGCGGCACAGCCGCGACAGAATGGCGGCCTGATAGCCCGATCCTGTGCCGACCTCCAGCACTTTATGGCGGTCGCTGAGTTTCATGGCCTGCGTCATGGCGGCGACAACCAGCGGCTGGCTGATGGTTTGGCCGCGCCCGATCGGCAGGGCGATATCTTCATAAGCCTGATCGATAAAGGTTTCCGGCACAAAAGCTTCGCGCGGGATGCGCTCAATCGCGCCCAGCACGGCGCGGTCGGTAATGCCGGAGCGGCGCAGTTTCATCAAAAGCCGGATGCGGCGCGCCGCTGTTGTGATATCGGGAGGGCTCATGATCCGATTTTCTCCTTCAGGGCTTCCAGCGTTTTGTGATGGGTCAGATTCAGCGTTAGCGGTGTAATGGTGATATAGCCTGATGTCAGGGCCGCGGCATCATAATCCATACCGGCATGATCCGTCGCCTGTGGCGGGCCGATCCAGAAATATTTGCGTCCGCGCGGATCCATACATTCAATCACATCATCACTTGAAGCTTCGTAATGGCCTTGCGGTACGACGACAATGCCTTTCGGCTCCGCATCGCCGCGCGGCAGATTGACATTCAGCAGCGTGTTTTTTCGATCTCGAACCCGGCCAGTTTTTTAAGACTTCCGGCACCCATTTCTGGGCGATGTCCCAGTTGATATCCCCGTGCCCGCCGCCGATATGCTGGCTGAAGGCAATTGCGGGACAGCCGAGCAAAGTGGCTTCGATCGCAACGGCGATTGTACCGGAATAGGTGACATCATCGGCGGCGTTTTTGCCGTGATTAATGCCGGAGACGACCAGATCGGGCGGCGCATCTTTCATCACATGCTGAATGCCCATCACGACGCAATCCGTCGGTGTGCCGTAAACGGAGAAATGATTATCATCATAGCGCTGGATTCGCAGCGGCCTGTGGATGGTCAGGGAATGTCCGGCAGCGGATTGTTCGCTTTCCGGCGCGACAACGCAGTGGCGGGCGCCCAGAGAAATAACACATTCCTCCAGCACCTTGATGCCTTGCGAGTGAATTCCGTCATCATTTGAGATCATGATCTGCGCCTTGGCGAGATCCGCGGGTATATGAGGCATGTACGTCAACCTTGCTTCGTCAGGACGATATTATTGTTTTTGGTGTTTGTTTTAGAAATCCGCGCGGGGGCGGATAACGCAAGGAAAAGAACATCCCCCGCGCTTACTATACAGTATAGGCAAAAGCGGATGCGGCGTAAACCGTCTTCTTTCAGATGTTTTAAAGCGCGGCGGCGATAATGTCGCAAAATTCCTGCCCGTTCAGGCTGGCACCGCCGACAAGTACGCCGTCGACATTTGCGCAGGACAGGATTTGCGCGGCATTGGCGCCTTTGACGGAACCGCCATAGAGCAGATGCGTTGCGGCAATCACCGGAAAGCTTTTTTCCAGCAACCCGCGAATAAAGCCGTGCATGGCTTCGATATCTTCAATCGTTGCCGTCAGCCCCGTGCCGATCGCCCAGACAGGTTCATAGGCAATGACGGTGTTTCCGGCCAGAATTGTGTCCGGCAGAGATTGCATGATTTGCGCTTTGACGGTTTTTTCCGCTTCGCCGGACTGACGCTGGGCGGCGGTTTCACCGACGCAGACAACAGCCGTCATACCTGCGCGGTGGGTGGCTGCGGTTTTGGCGGCAACCAGCTCATCCGTTTCGCCATGAATGGCGCGGCGTTCGGAATGTCCGGCAATAATATAGGAACAACCTGCATCTTTCAGCATTTCGGCGGAAAGATCACCGGTGAACGCGCCGGATGTTTCCGGATGGCAATCCTGTCCGCCCAGAAAAACGGGGGAAGATTTTGTGACGCTGTGAAGTGCGGAGACCAATGTCGCGGGCGGCGCAATCAGTATCTCGGCCTTACCGTTCAGAGCGGATTTGTTTTCGGTGACGAAATCCGCGATATGCTTGGCGCGCGGCAGTCCGTCCGTTGACAAACCGTTCATTTTCCAGTTTCCGGCAATCAGTTTCGTATTCGCCATAACTTCTACCCTTTACCCTTTATTTTTTAATGAAACATGTGCATAAATATAACGACCGGAATTTTGAAGACAAGGAAAAAGGAAAAACGTCATGTTACAAGCCATGCGTGAAGGTATGAATTCATGGATTTTGAAGACGGTTCTCATCCTGCTATTGGGCGGGGCGATGGGCGGTCTTGTGCTGATGGATACGATTTCCTTTTGGCGGACGGGTGTCTCCCGCGGCTCTGTTGCCAATGTTGCCGGAGAAGAAATAAGTTTTGTCGAATTTGACCGCCAATACCGTATGGATCTGCGCCGCATTCCGCCGGAACTGTCGCAAAAGCCGGATGTCCGTGCCGTTGTCGCGCGCGATACGCTGCAGGAACAGATGCAGAAACGTCTGCTGGTAAAAGCCACGGCGGATAGCGGTTTGATTGTCGGCGATGTTGTGGCGGCGGAGCGCATTCGCGAATATCTAAAACCCCTGACCGATCAGGGGGCGCTGGAAAGTGTGGCGCTGGCCACGGTTTTGCAGCAGCGCCAGCTGAGCGAAAAGGCGCTGGTCGATACGCTGCGGCAGGAGCTGGCGGTCGAAATTATGATGTCGGCACTGGTTGTGCCTGTGACCGCACCGCCGCAGGAGGTGCTGGACTGGCTGCAATATGATATGGAGACGCGGGCGGGCGAATATATCCGTATTTCCGGCGCGGGTTTTAAAGCCGATGCCCCGGATGAGGAAAGCCTGCAGAAATTCCATGCCGATAAAACGGCGTTATGGATGTCGCCGGAATACCGTTCCTTTTCCCTTCTTGTCCTGACGCCGGAAAAAGTCCTCACGGAGATAGAGGGAATCGAGATTGTCAGCGATGACGCGTTGAAAAAAACATATGAAGACCATATCGCCGATTATACCGAGGCCGATAAACGCACGGTGACGCAAGCGGTTTTCGGCGGGGAAGAAGATGCGAAAGCGGTCTTTGCGCTGTTGAAAGACGGAAAAGCCAAAACACTGGCCGAAGCGGCGGAAAAATCCGGCACGGAAGATGCCCAGATCATGGAAGCGGAAGAGCATACGGCGCAATCGATTTTCCCCGAAGAAATCTCTGACGCGGTTTTCGGTTTTGAGAAAGACAAAGGTGTGGTCGGTCCGATTAAATCGCCGCTGGGTTGGCATGTTGTGAATATCACGGCGACGGCGCGGGGCAATGTGACCTCATTTGACGAGGTGAAAGAAACGCTGCGCAGTGACTGGATACTGGATCATGCCTCTGACCCGCTTTATACGAAAGTCAGCGAGCTGGAAGATATGTTCGCGGGCGGTGCCAGCGTGCAGGAGGCGGCGGAATTTATGCAGATCGGCTTTGATAATGTGCCGTTCCTGACATCTATGGGTGCCGCTGCGGATGGTAAAGCCTATCCGCTGGAGCCGGCGAAACATGCGCAGGCGGTGCTGGAAAAAGTCTTTGCCATGAGCAAGGATGACGAGATCAAGGCTGAGGTGCTGGAAATGGATGACGGCAGTTTCATCGCCGTCAGTCTGGACGAGGTAAAACCCGCGCAGAAAATCCCTTATGAAGATGTCGCGGAAAATGTCCGCGAAACCTGGGTAAAAAGCGAAAAGAAAAAGCAGATGCGCGACCGCGCCGAAAAAATTGCGGATGCCGTGCGAACGGATGGTAAAACGCTGGCAGCGGCGGCAAAAGAATTCGGCTATAGCACGGCGCAGATTTCGCTCCGCAGCCGTTCCAAAATGCATTTGACGGAGGATGGTAAAAACGCCGTGCCGACCGAGGCTGTCACCAAGCTGTTTGACCTGACGGCGGAAGGTGATGCGGCTGCGCTGCAATCGGGCGATGATATTGTGGTTGTGACGCTGACAAAACGTGACCTTCCCGATCTGGGAGATGATGCTGCCGCTGCTGCGGTATCGGAAGCGGCCATCAGCCGTGCCATGATCGAGCGCGGCTTGCGCGATGATATCGTGCGGCAGTTTCTGGCGGCGATCGAGAAAAAATACGGCGTTCAGGTCAATGAATTCAGTTTTGAAAAGCAATACGGCAAGGCCGCGCAGGAAGAGGCTTTAGGTACTTATTAAAAGGGATGATTGCTATGCGGAGAGGTTTTCTCCGTCCGGTAATATGTTCTTTTTTGCTGCGGTAATTTCTCTGGGCCAGCGGCGGTGCAGCCACAGCCATTGTTCCGGTCTTTCATGAATCCAGCCTTCCAGCATATGGTTCATATCCTGCAATAACTGCCGGATATCCTGATCCGTATCCCCTGTTTTTTTGACCTCCAGCGCCGGATAAACCGTGACGCGGAAGGCTGTGCCTTTGATGCGCTCAATCCGTGCGGGGTAAAGCGGACAGTCATGTTTCAAGGCCAGCTGTGCCGGAAAAGGGATGGTCATGGCATCATGGCCGAAAAACGGTACGGCAATGCCTTCATTCAGTTTCTGGTCGATCATAATGGCCAGCGTTTTTTTATCTTTGACCAGACGCATCATTTCAATCGCGGCGCTGCGTTTCTTATGAATCTGCCCCTCTGCCCCGCTTTCCCGCGCGCGGGAGAGCAGCCGGTCAACCAGCGGGTTGTTCAGCCGCCGATAGGTCAGATAAGCCTCGAATCCGCGCTGTTGTCTGACGCTGGCCAGCCCGACTTCCCAATTACCCAGATGGGCGGCAACCAGTATGGCGGGGGCGTCGCTTTGCGCGATCGTCTCCAATATGTCACCGCCGACAAGTTCCGCTTTTTTCCCCAGCGCAACCAGATGAGGGTATTCGGCGATTGTGCGCCCCATATTGTCCCACATTTTGCGGATCAGATCTTTTTTTTCGGCGTCGGTTTTATCGGGGAAGGCCAGTGCCAGATTCTCATAGGCTTTTTTACTGGCGCCAAGATGCGGCCCGATCATGCGTCCGATAAAGCCGCCGGTGGCGGAGGCCGCGTTGACGGGCAGCAGTTTAAAGAAACCGTAAAGCGTGTAAGCCGCGGCGGCTTCGATGCCATAGCGGATTTTGCGCAAAAGCGGAATAGGCAGTTCCTGCGGTGTTGTCTGTTGCATCAGCCGTGGTTTCTAGCTTGTTTTTTGCAGTTTTGATTTCAGGAAGGCTGTTATAGCCTGTTCGTCCTGCCATTGTAAAGCAACGGGAAGGGTTTTGACAGACTCCCTTATTTTTGCGGGCAGGCGGACGGCGTCTTTCTCGGTTGTGATCAGCGCGGCATTATGGCGGCGGGCGGCGGCCAGTAATGTTTTGATATCTTCACGGCGATAGGCGTAATGATCGGGAAAGGGAAAGAATTCCGCGACATCCGCGCCGCATGTTTCCAGTGTTTCGCGGAATTTTTGCGGCAGGCCGATTCCCGCAAAGCCGACAAATGCGCCGTCAAAGGAAGGATTTTGCGGCTGTAGATCTGCGAAAAAAACAGGATTTTGGTAGCCGTATTGCTGTAATTTTTGCCGCCAGTCTTCGCGGCTGTTTTCATCCTTTATGCCCAGTAAAATACAGGCATCGGCGCGTTTTAAGCCGTTTTGGGGCAGCTCGCGCAGCGGTCCGGCAGGGAAAACCGCACCATTGCCGAAACCGGCTGCGGCATCAATAACCAGAAAAGACAGGTTCTTATGCAATGACGGATTTTGAAAACCGTCATCCATGATAATGGCACCCGCGCCGCCTTCTTCTGCGGCGACGGCACCTGCCGCACGTTTGCGGGCGACCCAGCAAGGCGCATGGCGTGCCAGCAGCAGCGGTTCATCCCCGATCTCCCGAAAGCCGTGCTGTGCGGGTTTGACAAGTACCGGGCCTTTTAACCGTCCGCCGTAACCGCGGGTCAGGAAATGCGGCAGAAAGCCGAGATCATGCAGGATATGGGAGACGGCAATTGCGACAGGGGTCTTCCCGCTGCCGCCCATCGTGATATTGCCGATACACAGGACGGGAACGGTGCCGTGATGCGGAGATGTTAAGGCGCGGCGTAACCGTGACAGGCGGTCATACAGCCATGCCAGCGGTTTTAAACCGGGCGGCGGGGCGGCTGTGCCATACCAGAAAGCGGGGGTTTTGCGCATCATGTCTCCTTTTTACAAGAAACTTTACCGCAGCTTTGACGGGGATGCCAGCGTTAAGGATGTGTTTCTTAACGGAATTTTAGAACGGGACTGATAATCTGGAAGAAGGAATAATGAAGGAGAAGTCATGGCTCTGCGATATACATCCGTTCTTCCCAATGATTTGCTATTGCGCGATATCAAGGCGCATATGGACTGGTTTGAGACTGTGTTGCGGCGGTCTTTCTTTCCCGCCGCCGTTACGGAAGACGGCGAGGCGCCTGCCATTCCCGCCATTTTTGTCAAATGGTGCGGTGATAATACGCATAAAGAGTCCGTTGATGAAAAAGATGTGGAACATCTGCTGCAAATTCATGACGCTTTGGCGGAGGCCGGGGCGGATTGCCTGCGCGTCGCGGGCGGGATGACGCAGGAAAATTATACGGCGCTGACGCAATGCCTGGATGCCTATATGAAACAGCTGCAGAAATTCAGCGAAGATCTGGCCGGCAGTAATTTCAGTATTGATACGGTGACGGGGCTGCGCAGCGCGGCGGGGATGAAAAACGAAATCGCCCGCGAACTGGACAGGCGTGACCGTAAAAGTGACGTCTTCTGTGTTTGCGCCCTCTCCATTGACGGACATGAAGCGCTGGCGGAAAACCGCGGTGAGCGCCGTATGAAGGAAATCTATGCACATATTGCCGAAATTTTGATGGATTCCCTGCGCTCTTACGATGACGGTTATTTTCTTGGGGAAGGCGCATATCTTCTGTGCCTGAAACATGCGGAATTGCTGGATGCCTGTACGGTGATGGACCGTATTTGTGCCAGAATAGCGGCAAGCCCCGCCAGTCTGGGCGGTACGGAGGAGACGGTGAGCGTCACGCTTTCCTGCGGCGTTGCCGAACCTGTGCCGGGGGATAAAATTGACGATATTTTCGCCAATGCCGAACGCGCAATGAAAGAAGCGCAGGCGGAGGGCGGCAATCAGGTAATGGAGTGGAAGGAAAAAAGCGCCCTGCAGCAATATGCCGAAGATGCCGCCATGTTCGACTGACGGCACCCTGACATCATATTTTCCTGTTAGGCGTTTGGCGTTACTTTGCCGGACCGCCCGGTTTTTTCGCACCGTAACGCTTTTTGATCATGTCAAAGCTGGCACGGATGGCATAAGCCTCCCCGCCTTTCGGTGAGCCGGGTTTGGATGTCGGATTCCAGCCGTAAGTGTCGATATGCACCCAGTTGATATCCTTTTCCACGAATTTCTGCAAAAATAGCGCCGCGGTAATCGCGCCGGCGAAAGAACCGCCGGAATTATTCACATCGGCGATATCGCTTTTAATCATGGATTCGTAGTTTTTCCACAGCGGCAGACGCCAAAGCGGGTCGCTGGTACGTGCGGAGGCGGCTTCAAAATCCTTGGCCGTTTTATCATCATTGGTGAAAATCGGCGGGATTTCCGGGCCGAGTGCCGTACGTGCCGCGCCGGTCAGTGTTGCAAAATCGATCAGCAGATCGGGTTTGTCATTACAGGCCTCGGCCAGCGCATCGGCCAGTATCAGACGGCCTTCGGCATCGGTATTGCCGATTTCCACCGAGATACCTTTGCGGGTGTCGATAACATCGCTGGGACGGAAGGCGTTGCCGTCAATATTGTTTTCCACGGCGGGGATCAGAACGCGCAGACGAACCGGCAGTCCGGCCTCCATAATCATTTGCGCAAGACCCAGCACATGAGCGGCACCGCCCATATCTTTTTTCATCAGCGCCATATTCGCGCCGCCCTTCATGTTCAACCCACCGGTATCAAAACAGACACCTTTACCGACCAGCGTGACTTTCGGTGCGTCTTCATCGCCCCAGCTGAAATCCAGCAGGCGCGGCGCTTTGTCACTGGCGCGGCCGACGGCATGAACGGCAGGATAGTTTTCTTTTAAAAGATCATCGCCGCGGATGACTTTCAGGCTTTCGCTGTTGAATTGTTTTGTCAGGGCGCGGGCGGCTTTTTCAAGATCATCAGGGCCCATATCATTTGTCGGGGTGTTAATCAGGTCGCGGATCAGGAAAATCGCCTTCACCGTCATATTCACCATATCCTGATCGGCATTTGCCGGCCAGGCCAGTTTGTTTTCCTTTTGGGCGGTCTTTGTTTTTTTCGATTTGTAACGGTCAAAATCATATTGCCCGAAAGCCCAGCCCATTGCGGCTTCGGTGGCTTCGTCCTTGCTCATCTTGCGGTCGATATGATAGCCGCCTTTATGTTCCGGCAGGTTTTTCGGCAATGCGGAATAGCTGTAAATCGAATTTTCTTCCGGCAGGCCGAACAGGAAGGAGGTCGCTTTTCCATCCGTGGCGGGCAGCGGCAGAACGCTGCCGCTTTTGGCCGAAAATCCGGCACTTGCGACCCAGTTTTGCGTCTCTTCAGGCTGTTTTTTCAGCCAGTCTTTTAATTCGGACGGTTTGACGGGGATAACGGCGCGGGAGGTTTTGCCTTTACGGTCAAGAAAATTCATGGACGGTTCCTCGTTGTTGTTCTTGTATGATGTGGAGCCGAGATTAGCACGGGAATGAGTTATATGTCAATAAAATACGCGGGGCGGCGCTAATGGCTTGTCAGTCCGATCGCGAGCGGTGAAATGACGAGCGGTTCGGTCTGACTGCGGGATAATGCCCAGATTTGCAACAATTCGGCGGCACCCTCCGGCAGCGGCATCGCGGTGGAAATCGGCGGCACGCCACTGACGGCACTTTCCGTGAAGAGTTCAAACAGCAGTTCCAATGTCGAACGGCGCGGCGGGTACTGCACGACCGGCACGGCCTCTTCCGGTTTAAATCCGGCCATTTCCTTGGCTTTTTGCAAAGCCTCCTCCAGACCGCCGAGGCTGTCGATCAATCCGACTTCAAGAGCTTGTTTCCCTGTCCAGACGCGGCCTTGTGCGACTTTTTCCACCTCTTCCGGCGTCATGCCGCGGCCTTCGGCGACCAGAGCAACAAAACTGTCATAAATGTGATCAAGCAGGGCGCTGAAGCGTTTGCGGGCGGTCGGTGAAAACTGTGATTGTGATGACCACATATCGGCATTTTCGCCGATATTGACCGATTCCCATGTGATGCCGAGTTTTTTCCACAAATCCTCCAGCACCATTTTTCCGGCAAAAACACCGATCGAGCCGGTCAGCGTTGCCGGTGCGGCGACGATATGATCAGCATTCACCACGGCCCAGTAACCGCCTGATGCGGCGGCACCGCCCATTGAGACGATGATTTTTTTGTCTTTTTCGCGGGCATAGACAACAGCGCGGCGTATGGCCTCGGCGGCTGTCGGTGACCCGCCGGGAGAATCCATGCGCAGGACGATGGCGGCGATTTCCTCATTCTGCGCCGCGCTGCGGATGGAGGAGGAAATACGATCGGCGAACATCGGCTCGCCGCCTGATAAAGGTGATGCGCCGCCGCCGTCTTTACTGGGCATAATTGCACCGGAAGCATAGATCAGCGCGATTTTGTCTTTGCCTTCATGTGCCGTGACGGGGGCTTTTTTGCGGATCAGTTGTGACAGGAAACCGACCATACCTTCTTCATCCTCCTCGACTTTGGCGCTGAAGCCGTAACCGAGAAGGTCGATGGTTTTAATACCCTCTTCTTCATCTTCCTCTTCATCGTCGTCGTCGTCGTCATCATCGTCATTTTTGTGTGCAGCAGATTTTATCTGTTTTTCGGCCTCTTCTTTCGCGGTTTCCAGCAGGATATCGTAATGTTCCAGCTTGTCGATCAGCTTGTTTTCCGCCGCTTCCGTGCCCAGATGCGGGGCGGTATCAATCAGTTTACGTACCTCTTCCGGTGTCATGCCGCGGTCGGCGGCAATGCCTTCGGTGATTTGTGCGGCAAGATCGCCGAGCAATTCCGTCATCATGCGGCGACTGGGTTGGCTCATATCTTTGCGGGTCAGGCTTTCCATGGCGCTTTTATATTGGCCGCGGTGGTCGAATTCAGCCTCGATGCCGAATTTTTCCATCACTCCTTTCAGAAACGGGGTTTCGCTGCTGATACCGGTAATGGAGACAACGCCGAGCGGCTGCAGCCAGATTTCATCAAAAGCTGCGGCAAGATAGTAAGTGCCTGTGCCGCCGCCCATGCCGCCGAAATTCTCGCTGTAAATCCACGCTTTTTTGCCTTCGCTGCGGAAACGGTGGATGACATCGCGTAGCTCCTGTATTTCGGCAAGGTCGTAATGGCTGGCACCGGCATGAATAACCAGACCGGAGACGCGGTCATCCGTGGCGGCCATATCGATCGCATCAACGATTTCATGCAATGTTGTCGGCGGGCGCAAGAGCGGACCGCGCAGGGACGGCTTCTGGCTGGTTTTATACAGATTGGGCTTTAATTTATAAGTCAAAAGGATATTTTCCGGCAGCGGCGGCGGCGCGTAATTGACGGCACGGTGAACCGTGGCCAGAAAAAAGCAGATAGAGATAAAAAGCGCAAAGCCGAAAACGGCGAAAATACGTCCCAAAAAGGAAAAAACACGGCCAAAACCTTTATCTTCTTTACGGCGTGTCAGATTGGTTTCCATGGAATATCTCTCTCGAATTACTGATGCGGGCGGATGAGGAGGAAGGTAATGCCGGAATCATCCTCTTATTCCCCATTCTGACGGAAAACTCTAAACAGAATGTAAAAATTTCCGCTGACTGAAAGGGAAAATCTAAAAAAAAGACGCGACCAAAGGGAAAAGCTTTGCTATCCTATACCAACGTGCCAACGGTACGTTTCAGATAACCGAAAATAAACCACAGCATCGCAGGAACGAAAAATATGTTCGGAGGCAAAAAAGACAAGCCGCGCGTCGGCGCAACTGCCAAACGCATGCAGGCGGAAATGATTGCACGCAAACATCGCGGCGAGGACGTCAAAGGCCAGAAACAGGATGTCACAGGCCCGATTGTGCTGATTTTTTTAATCAGTGTTGCCATGGCTTTTTTGATGACGGATCAGGGCGTTTATGACCGTTATGCCCATTACTTCCGCATTACCGGAAACCATCTGGTGAACCAGATGCTGGTCGGGCCGGGAACGCCGGTCTTTATCGGCAACGGTCTGGCGGATACGATTATCGTTTCCATTACCCGCGGGTTGTTTTTGTTTTTGCTGGCCGGATCAGTGCCTTATATGGTGCGGACATATGCCCGGGTGACGGACCGGATGCAGGGAAATCTTTACATCATGCATTGGGGCTGCCTGATTGTCGTACCCTTTATCATTTATGTGTCACAAAGTTTTATCTGGCCGCTTTTAAAAGACGTGTATGATATCTTTTTCTATACGGGATAAGGAACGGAAATTATGACGGAATACAGACCACCGCTTGAGGATTTGGCATTTGTGCTGGATCATATCGCGGGTTTTGACGGTATTTGCGGTGAAGGCAGCGACATCAATATGGATCTGGCGCGCGCCGTGCTGGAGGAGGCAGGCAAGCTGGCGGCGGATGTCTGGGCGCCTTTGAATTCCGCCGGGGATAAACAGCCTGCCGTTATGGAGAACGGTGTTCTGAAAGCGACGCCGGGCTTTAAAGAAGCCTATTTGCAATTTGCCGAAGGCGGCTGGAACGCGATTTCTTTTGACGAGGCGTTCGGGGGGCAGGATATGCCCTGGTGTCTTGCGATGGCGGCGGCGGAAATGTGGCAGGCCTCCAACCTGTCTTTGAGCCTGTGTCCTTTGCTGGGGCAGGCGGCGATTGAAGCCATCCATAAACACGGCACGGCGGAGATGCAGGAAAAATACCTGCCGAAGCTGATCTCCGGCGAATGGACGGGTACGATGCATTTGACCGAGCCGCAGGCGGGAACCGATCTTTCCGCCATACGCACGACAGCGAAAAAAGAGGGTGATCATTACCGTCTTCACGGGCAAAAGATTTTCATCACTTTCGGCGAACATGATTTTACCGAGAATATCATTCATATGGTGCTGGCGCATATTGACGGCCTGCCTGAAGGGAATAACGGGCTGGGTCTGTTTCTGGTGCCGAAATTCCTCGTTAATGATGACGGCTCACTCGGCGAACGCAATGATGTTTTCGCAGTCTCCGTCGAACACAAATTGGGAATTCACGGATCGCCGACCTGTGTGATGACTTACGGCGATAAAGGCGGCGCAGTCGGTTATCTTGTCGGGGAAGAGGGCAAAGGGCTGCGCAATATGTTCACGATGATGAATAACGCCCGTATCGGCGTCGGCCAGCAGGGGGTTGCCCTTTGTGAACGTGCGACGCAACATGCAAAGGCTTATGCCGCCGATCGCGTACAAGGTGGGAAAATCGGCGATAAATCCGGCAATGATGTGACGATTATCAATCATGTCGATGTCCGCCGTATGCTGGCGACGATGCGTGCCTTGACCGAGGCGGGGCGTGCAATGGCGCTTTA includes these proteins:
- a CDS encoding triose-phosphate isomerase gives rise to the protein MANTKLIAGNWKMNGLSTDGLPRAKHIADFVTENKSALNGKAEILIAPPATLVSALHSVTKSSPVFLGGQDCHPETSGAFTGDLSAEMLKDAGCSYIIAGHSERRAIHGETDELVAAKTAATHRAGMTAVVCVGETAAQRQSGEAEKTVKAQIMQSLPDTILAGNTVIAYEPVWAIGTGLTATIEDIEAMHGFIRGLLEKSFPVIAATHLLYGGSVKGANAAQILSCANVDGVLVGGASLNGQEFCDIIAAAL
- a CDS encoding tetraacyldisaccharide 4'-kinase is translated as MMRKTPAFWYGTAAPPPGLKPLAWLYDRLSRLRRALTSPHHGTVPVLCIGNITMGGSGKTPVAIAVSHILHDLGFLPHFLTRGYGGRLKGPVLVKPAQHGFREIGDEPLLLARHAPCWVARKRAAGAVAAEEGGAGAIIMDDGFQNPSLHKNLSFLVIDAAAGFGNGAVFPAGPLRELPQNGLKRADACILLGIKDENSREDWRQKLQQYGYQNPVFFADLQPQNPSFDGAFVGFAGIGLPQKFRETLETCGADVAEFFPFPDHYAYRREDIKTLLAAARRHNAALITTEKDAVRLPAKIRESVKTLPVALQWQDEQAITAFLKSKLQKTS
- a CDS encoding diguanylate cyclase → MALRYTSVLPNDLLLRDIKAHMDWFETVLRRSFFPAAVTEDGEAPAIPAIFVKWCGDNTHKESVDEKDVEHLLQIHDALAEAGADCLRVAGGMTQENYTALTQCLDAYMKQLQKFSEDLAGSNFSIDTVTGLRSAAGMKNEIARELDRRDRKSDVFCVCALSIDGHEALAENRGERRMKEIYAHIAEILMDSLRSYDDGYFLGEGAYLLCLKHAELLDACTVMDRICARIAASPASLGGTEETVSVTLSCGVAEPVPGDKIDDIFANAERAMKEAQAEGGNQVMEWKEKSALQQYAEDAAMFD
- a CDS encoding leucyl aminopeptidase family protein is translated as MNFLDRKGKTSRAVIPVKPSELKDWLKKQPEETQNWVASAGFSAKSGSVLPLPATDGKATSFLFGLPEENSIYSYSALPKNLPEHKGGYHIDRKMSKDEATEAAMGWAFGQYDFDRYKSKKTKTAQKENKLAWPANADQDMVNMTVKAIFLIRDLINTPTNDMGPDDLEKAARALTKQFNSESLKVIRGDDLLKENYPAVHAVGRASDKAPRLLDFSWGDEDAPKVTLVGKGVCFDTGGLNMKGGANMALMKKDMGGAAHVLGLAQMIMEAGLPVRLRVLIPAVENNIDGNAFRPSDVIDTRKGISVEIGNTDAEGRLILADALAEACNDKPDLLIDFATLTGAARTALGPEIPPIFTNDDKTAKDFEAASARTSDPLWRLPLWKNYESMIKSDIADVNNSGGSFAGAITAALFLQKFVEKDINWVHIDTYGWNPTSKPGSPKGGEAYAIRASFDMIKKRYGAKKPGGPAK
- the sppA gene encoding signal peptide peptidase SppA translates to METNLTRRKEDKGFGRVFSFLGRIFAVFGFALFISICFFLATVHRAVNYAPPPLPENILLTYKLKPNLYKTSQKPSLRGPLLRPPTTLHEIVDAIDMAATDDRVSGLVIHAGASHYDLAEIQELRDVIHRFRSEGKKAWIYSENFGGMGGGTGTYYLAAAFDEIWLQPLGVVSITGISSETPFLKGVMEKFGIEAEFDHRGQYKSAMESLTRKDMSQPSRRMMTELLGDLAAQITEGIAADRGMTPEEVRKLIDTAPHLGTEAAENKLIDKLEHYDILLETAKEEAEKQIKSAAHKNDDDDDDDDDEEEDEEEGIKTIDLLGYGFSAKVEEDEEGMVGFLSQLIRKKAPVTAHEGKDKIALIYASGAIMPSKDGGGASPLSGGEPMFADRISSSIRSAAQNEEIAAIVLRMDSPGGSPTAAEAIRRAVVYAREKDKKIIVSMGGAAASGGYWAVVNADHIVAAPATLTGSIGVFAGKMVLEDLWKKLGITWESVNIGENADMWSSQSQFSPTARKRFSALLDHIYDSFVALVAEGRGMTPEEVEKVAQGRVWTGKQALEVGLIDSLGGLEEALQKAKEMAGFKPEEAVPVVQYPPRRSTLELLFELFTESAVSGVPPISTAMPLPEGAAELLQIWALSRSQTEPLVISPLAIGLTSH